Proteins from a single region of Gemmatirosa kalamazoonensis:
- a CDS encoding porin family protein: protein MQRRISFLSVALALHAATTAAHAQRAAAPTRFGVLGGASAATFHDAEAEMRHRVAALLGAYAVIAVSRHVAIRPELLYSMKGAQAREIVNSPAGPIPSTFTTNVDYVEVPVLARVEVASTGRVAPYLIGGPAVALRGVCDTEERGVVEIGRSTDCGDTVRRFDAGMVLGAGVAIGRIGAGALDVGARYDVGLVRIVPGTSERNRALSLTAGFEAPLPW, encoded by the coding sequence ATGCAGCGACGCATCTCGTTCCTCTCCGTCGCCCTCGCGCTCCACGCGGCGACCACCGCGGCCCACGCGCAGCGCGCCGCCGCCCCGACCCGATTCGGTGTGCTCGGCGGCGCGAGCGCCGCCACCTTCCACGATGCCGAAGCGGAGATGCGCCATCGTGTCGCGGCGCTGCTCGGCGCCTACGCGGTGATCGCCGTGTCGCGGCACGTCGCGATCCGGCCGGAGCTGCTCTACTCCATGAAAGGCGCGCAGGCCCGTGAGATCGTGAACTCGCCGGCCGGCCCGATCCCATCGACGTTCACGACGAACGTCGACTACGTCGAGGTGCCGGTGCTCGCGCGCGTGGAGGTCGCGTCGACGGGTCGCGTCGCGCCGTATCTGATCGGCGGGCCGGCGGTCGCGCTGCGCGGAGTCTGCGACACGGAGGAGCGCGGCGTCGTGGAGATCGGACGTTCCACCGACTGCGGCGACACGGTGCGCCGCTTCGACGCCGGCATGGTGCTCGGCGCGGGTGTCGCCATCGGCCGGATCGGCGCCGGCGCGCTCGACGTCGGAGCGCGGTACGACGTGGGCCTCGTGCGAATCGTTCCCGGCACCTCTGAGCGCAACCGCGCCCTGTCGCTCACCGCGGGGTTCGAGGCGCCGCTTCCCTGGTGA
- a CDS encoding YciI family protein: MAKYLISFPSAAMVVPDGEWEVVGRDAHAVIDEAKAAGVYVFGGGIDENVPPVLVSADGSVAEGGYPWAPPLDGGFTVLELPSREEAVAWAARIAKACRCDQELRVFGFDPRS; encoded by the coding sequence ATGGCCAAGTATCTGATCTCCTTCCCCAGCGCGGCGATGGTCGTGCCCGACGGCGAGTGGGAGGTGGTGGGCCGCGACGCGCACGCCGTGATCGATGAAGCGAAGGCCGCCGGCGTCTACGTCTTCGGTGGCGGCATCGACGAGAACGTGCCGCCCGTGCTCGTCTCGGCCGACGGCTCGGTGGCCGAGGGCGGCTACCCGTGGGCGCCCCCGCTCGACGGCGGCTTCACCGTACTCGAGCTGCCCTCGCGCGAGGAGGCCGTCGCGTGGGCCGCCCGCATCGCGAAGGCCTGCCGGTGCGATCAAGAGCTCCGCGTCTTCGGGTTCGACCCGCGATCCTGA
- a CDS encoding NYN domain-containing protein, giving the protein MTRPFPSFRRMMVFVDGENLTMRYQAMVTIGWEPRHDMIHRRNALLWHPGNTQLALTGNHEVLRATYYTSTTGGLDEQNALREQIQGLTFSKNPDDRVINRLTGRVFHRDKNTNRSKGVDIQLAVDVLNHVHFNHVDTVYLLSGDGDYLPLVDEVQRSGKQLYLAAFSEGLSTALKERADEFYCLDHNVFPRGTPVRR; this is encoded by the coding sequence ATGACGCGCCCGTTCCCCTCATTTCGACGAATGATGGTGTTCGTTGACGGCGAGAACCTGACGATGCGCTACCAGGCGATGGTCACGATCGGCTGGGAACCGCGCCACGATATGATTCATCGCAGGAACGCGTTGCTTTGGCACCCTGGCAACACCCAACTCGCGCTCACGGGCAATCACGAGGTACTGCGTGCCACCTACTACACATCGACGACTGGCGGCCTCGATGAGCAGAACGCTCTTAGGGAGCAGATCCAAGGGCTAACATTTTCCAAGAACCCGGACGATCGGGTGATTAACCGCCTGACCGGCAGGGTCTTCCATCGCGACAAGAATACGAATCGCTCGAAGGGCGTCGACATCCAGCTAGCGGTTGACGTGCTCAATCACGTTCACTTCAACCACGTCGATACGGTGTATCTCCTCTCCGGCGACGGCGACTATTTGCCGCTGGTTGATGAGGTCCAGCGGAGTGGAAAGCAGCTCTACCTCGCTGCCTTTTCCGAGGGACTCAGTACCGCGTTGAAGGAACGTGCCGATGAGTTTTACTGCCTCGATCACAATGTCTTCCCTCGGGGGACGCCCGTCCGTCGATGA
- a CDS encoding DUF885 domain-containing protein — MNRRELLAALASAATLPLLPGCARGRVTPPTSPAPRGGAALAVLNDVGENLLRLFPESATQLGIDTGARAELRSRLTDRSAEGRRRIAAQVRADLDRVDAIDTAGLSHATRTSVEVVRSAYATALEGLALPYGDTTVGSWRNTPYTVIQNVGAYLDIPRSLDADHPIENAADAEAYLARLESYAKQLDGETGRMQAARGLGLVPPAFLLDKALGQIRLSARSAREGGSLVESIERRTKTIPGDWARRARTIAMQAVAPALDRQIAELEAERAVATGDAGIWARPRGEEFYRWALHASTTTTRSPDDIHETGKRELEQLHARMDEILKGLGYTNGTVGERMKALAADPRYQFPEGDAGRAEILAFVQQRLDWVRAQMPRMFHTLVHPNMEVKRLPPEEEPGAPAAYGGAGSIDGKIPGRFWINLRTTSLHSRYSLGDLAFHEAIPGHIWQGEYTHEMPLVRQLLAFNAYSEGWALYAEQLADEFGAYENDPVGRLGYLQSLAFRACRLVVDTGIHAKRWTREQGVQFFVDVNGSNPLEVASEVDRYCSWPGQACGYKVGHSEIVRQRQKAMTALGPTFDVRAFNDTVVLGGNVPLDVLAKNVGEYVHSATK, encoded by the coding sequence ATGAATCGCCGTGAGCTCCTCGCCGCCCTGGCGTCCGCCGCCACGCTGCCGCTGCTGCCCGGGTGCGCCCGCGGCCGCGTCACACCACCGACATCGCCCGCTCCCCGCGGCGGCGCCGCGCTCGCCGTGCTGAACGACGTGGGCGAGAATCTTCTGCGCCTCTTCCCCGAGAGCGCGACCCAGCTCGGCATCGACACCGGTGCGCGCGCCGAGCTGCGCTCCCGGCTCACCGACCGTTCGGCGGAGGGGCGGCGGCGGATCGCCGCGCAGGTGCGCGCCGACCTGGATCGCGTCGACGCGATCGACACCGCTGGTCTCTCGCACGCCACGCGCACCAGCGTCGAGGTGGTGCGGAGCGCGTACGCCACGGCGCTCGAGGGGCTCGCACTGCCTTACGGCGACACGACGGTCGGTAGTTGGCGCAACACGCCGTACACGGTCATCCAGAACGTCGGTGCGTATCTCGACATCCCGCGCTCGCTCGACGCCGATCATCCGATCGAGAATGCCGCCGACGCCGAGGCGTATCTCGCGCGGCTGGAGTCGTACGCGAAGCAGCTCGACGGAGAGACCGGCCGGATGCAGGCCGCGCGCGGACTCGGCCTCGTGCCGCCGGCGTTCCTGCTCGACAAGGCGCTCGGGCAGATCCGCCTCTCGGCGAGGAGCGCGCGGGAAGGCGGGTCGCTCGTCGAGTCCATCGAGCGGCGCACGAAGACGATCCCCGGCGATTGGGCGCGGCGCGCGCGCACGATCGCGATGCAGGCCGTCGCGCCCGCGCTCGACCGGCAGATCGCGGAGCTGGAGGCGGAGCGCGCCGTCGCCACCGGCGACGCGGGCATCTGGGCGCGGCCGCGCGGCGAGGAGTTCTATCGTTGGGCGCTGCACGCGTCCACGACCACGACCCGATCGCCGGACGACATTCACGAGACGGGGAAGCGCGAGCTCGAGCAGCTGCACGCGCGGATGGACGAGATCCTGAAGGGCCTGGGCTACACGAACGGCACGGTCGGCGAACGCATGAAGGCGCTCGCCGCCGACCCGCGCTATCAGTTCCCCGAGGGCGACGCGGGACGGGCCGAGATCCTCGCGTTCGTGCAGCAGCGGCTCGACTGGGTGCGCGCGCAGATGCCGCGCATGTTCCACACGCTCGTGCATCCGAACATGGAGGTGAAGCGCCTGCCGCCCGAGGAGGAGCCGGGCGCGCCGGCCGCGTACGGCGGCGCGGGATCGATCGACGGCAAGATCCCCGGGCGCTTCTGGATCAACCTGCGCACGACGAGCCTCCACAGTCGCTACAGCCTCGGCGACCTCGCGTTCCACGAGGCGATCCCCGGGCACATCTGGCAAGGCGAGTACACGCACGAGATGCCGCTCGTCCGACAGCTGCTCGCGTTCAACGCGTACTCCGAGGGCTGGGCGCTGTACGCCGAGCAGCTCGCCGACGAGTTCGGGGCGTACGAGAACGATCCGGTGGGGCGGCTCGGCTACCTGCAGTCGCTCGCGTTCCGCGCGTGCCGCCTCGTGGTCGACACCGGCATCCACGCGAAGCGCTGGACGCGCGAGCAGGGCGTGCAGTTCTTCGTCGACGTGAACGGGTCCAACCCGCTCGAGGTGGCGAGCGAGGTCGATCGCTACTGCTCGTGGCCCGGACAGGCGTGCGGCTACAAGGTGGGCCACAGCGAGATCGTCCGTCAGCGCCAGAAGGCGATGACCGCGCTCGGCCCAACGTTCGACGTGCGGGCGTTCAACGACACGGTGGTGCTCGGCGGCAACGTCCCGCTCGACGTTCTCGCGAAGAACGTCGGCGAATATGTTCACTCGGCTACGAAATGA
- a CDS encoding GyrI-like domain-containing protein, whose amino-acid sequence MTSSHIRPRLVELTSPRDVTGVSVRTSNAREGDPATAALPALWGRFMAAGGLPTTVFSVYTDYESDVHGAYTVVLGREAGPSTSGERTVRVVPGRYAVFTSTGDMPAAVIAGWQAVWAYFAEPDAPARAYTTDFEQYEPEDPSTVHIHVAVRAEASRERPVRA is encoded by the coding sequence ATGACCTCATCCCACATCCGGCCACGGCTCGTCGAGCTCACGAGCCCGCGCGACGTCACCGGCGTGTCCGTGCGCACGTCGAACGCGCGCGAGGGCGACCCGGCGACCGCGGCGCTGCCGGCGCTGTGGGGCCGCTTCATGGCGGCGGGCGGGCTGCCGACGACGGTATTCAGCGTGTACACCGACTACGAGTCCGACGTGCACGGCGCGTACACCGTGGTGCTTGGCCGCGAGGCCGGACCGTCCACGTCGGGCGAGCGCACGGTGCGTGTGGTGCCCGGCCGCTACGCCGTGTTCACGAGCACCGGCGACATGCCGGCCGCGGTGATCGCGGGGTGGCAGGCGGTGTGGGCGTACTTCGCCGAGCCTGATGCGCCGGCACGCGCGTACACGACGGACTTCGAGCAGTACGAGCCCGAGGATCCGTCCACGGTGCACATCCACGTCGCGGTGCGCGCGGAAGCCTCTCGGGAGCGGCCGGTCCGTGCCTAA
- a CDS encoding sensor histidine kinase, which translates to MPHVFDRYWQAERGTHHGVGLGLTIVRGIVEAHGGSVDVESRPGAGTTFRFTLPACAPERRATA; encoded by the coding sequence CTGCCACACGTGTTCGACCGCTACTGGCAGGCCGAGCGCGGCACGCATCACGGCGTCGGCCTCGGGCTCACGATCGTGCGCGGCATCGTCGAGGCGCACGGCGGCTCGGTCGACGTGGAGAGCCGTCCCGGCGCGGGCACGACGTTCCGATTCACGCTCCCTGCGTGCGCGCCGGAGCGGCGCGCGACCGCGTGA
- a CDS encoding SMP-30/gluconolactonase/LRE family protein, producing the protein MVWDRIMKLTPQGELTVFREHSNGANGLLVDPQGRLVACEGAESTRRGMTERFRPRVTRTDLRTGAVEILVDSGAAAPLVAPNDVTIDGKGRLYVTDLIGGAVYRIDGPGRVTRLLARPDVQRPNGIQISPDDRTLYLVEANGTAGGARLIRAYDLADDGTVSNMRVHYDFSPGRSADGMSIDADGNLIASAGMNQLRGSAETLDNHTGIYVISPRGKLLKFIPIPEDYITNNAFGGPDMRTLYVTAGKTLYTLRMDVPGLPR; encoded by the coding sequence ATGGTGTGGGACCGGATCATGAAGCTCACGCCCCAGGGCGAGCTGACCGTGTTCCGCGAGCACAGCAACGGCGCGAACGGGCTGCTCGTCGACCCGCAGGGGCGGCTCGTCGCGTGCGAGGGCGCCGAGTCGACGCGCCGCGGCATGACCGAGCGCTTCCGGCCACGCGTCACGCGCACCGACCTGCGCACGGGCGCCGTGGAGATCCTCGTCGACAGCGGCGCCGCGGCACCGCTCGTGGCGCCTAACGACGTCACCATCGACGGCAAGGGGCGGCTGTACGTCACCGATCTGATCGGCGGCGCAGTGTATCGCATCGACGGGCCCGGGCGCGTCACGCGGCTCCTCGCGCGGCCCGACGTGCAGCGGCCCAACGGCATCCAGATCTCGCCCGACGATCGCACGCTCTATCTCGTCGAGGCGAACGGCACCGCCGGCGGCGCGCGCCTCATCCGCGCGTACGACCTCGCGGACGACGGCACAGTGTCGAACATGCGCGTGCACTACGACTTCTCGCCGGGCCGCAGCGCCGACGGCATGAGCATCGACGCGGACGGGAACCTGATCGCGTCGGCGGGGATGAACCAGCTCCGCGGCTCGGCCGAGACGCTCGACAACCACACGGGGATCTACGTCATCTCGCCGCGCGGGAAGCTGCTGAAGTTCATCCCGATCCCCGAGGACTACATCACGAACAACGCGTTCGGCGGACCGGACATGCGCACGCTCTACGTCACCGCCGGCAAGACGCTCTACACGCTGCGCATGGACGTCCCCGGCCTCCCGCGCTGA
- a CDS encoding DUF1854 domain-containing protein → MTEHIVLCSAGDGHLAAIVDGETIPVRLRQCFPWSEPRRHLSLRDGDDREVALVEDPAALPAASRAALERALAESGFVLRVTRVRSIDEEVEIRHWSVDTAQGPRTFQTHLDEWPQALPSGGLLVRDVAGDLYHLPAPAELDAHSRRLLWAYVD, encoded by the coding sequence ATGACCGAGCACATCGTACTCTGCAGCGCCGGCGACGGGCATCTCGCGGCGATCGTGGACGGGGAGACGATCCCGGTGCGGCTGCGGCAGTGCTTCCCCTGGTCGGAGCCGCGCCGACATCTCTCGCTGCGCGACGGCGACGACCGCGAGGTGGCGCTCGTCGAGGATCCGGCGGCGCTCCCCGCGGCATCGCGTGCCGCGCTCGAGCGCGCGCTCGCCGAGTCGGGGTTCGTGCTGCGGGTCACGCGCGTGCGGTCGATCGACGAGGAGGTGGAGATCCGCCACTGGTCGGTCGACACCGCGCAGGGGCCGCGCACGTTCCAGACGCACCTCGACGAGTGGCCGCAGGCGCTGCCGTCGGGCGGGCTGCTCGTGCGCGACGTGGCCGGGGATCTCTACCACCTGCCCGCGCCGGCCGAGCTGGACGCGCACAGTCGGCGGCTGCTGTGGGCCTACGTGGACTGA
- a CDS encoding ABC transporter ATP-binding protein, whose protein sequence is MNHEIISRYIRQPSRLPADLRATIEREWADRPVQLYALVDLDPTLRLAESWLALGPEHVALARRGDDGAWHVRSVPRADIRAVRESPGLSANTLLLLGAPDEPPLAVVRYTHRQRAAVENLRFVLDEAIAGRCTPLVADGDALYADAVARPVRDAQALVAARRSTVVLRLLGYLARYRRDLAFGLGAAVVVTVAGLVPPYLAGFVLDDVVRRARDGTLPPAVASTRAWLAVAVMAALYVIRQGAAHVRLRYMSVVGEWVARDLRSELYEHLQSLSLSFFSRKKTGGLITRVTADTDRLWEFIAFGVVDGSLSLVQLLGLGVVLLSLDWRLGLVMTVPVPLLCWLVYRHGESLNTRFVRAWRKWSRVTDVLSDTIPGVRVVKAFNQETREVARFDGRNDDVTVEFNEIHELWTTFWPLLMLAVHAMTVLVWVSAVPRLVGTGAPDLSPGTFVSFLLYATMFVAPVEVLGQMARTVNRATSSAHRVFEVLDSEPEVRDAPEPVRLAPVEGRVTFENVTFAYDGVRQVLRGVSFDVRPGELIGLVGPSGGGKSTIASLVARFYDATGGAVRVDGVDVRALDTGHYREQIGMVLQDPYLFHGTILDNIRYGLPDASLGAVVAAAKAANAHDFVCKLAQGYDTIVGERGHTLSGGERQRISIARAVLHDPRILILDEATSAVDTETEREIQEALDRLVAGRTVLAIAHRLSTLRRASRLFVIENGRLAECGTHRELLELPDGIYKRLYELQLQLQ, encoded by the coding sequence ATGAATCACGAGATCATCAGCCGGTACATCCGGCAGCCGTCGCGCCTCCCCGCGGACCTCCGCGCGACGATCGAGCGCGAGTGGGCCGACCGCCCCGTGCAGCTCTACGCGCTCGTCGACCTCGACCCGACGCTGCGGCTCGCCGAGTCGTGGCTCGCCCTCGGGCCGGAGCACGTCGCGCTCGCGCGCCGCGGCGACGACGGCGCGTGGCACGTGCGCTCCGTGCCGCGTGCGGACATCCGCGCCGTGCGCGAGTCGCCGGGCCTGAGCGCGAACACGCTGCTGCTGTTGGGCGCCCCCGACGAGCCGCCGCTCGCCGTCGTGCGCTACACGCACCGGCAGCGCGCCGCGGTGGAGAACCTGCGCTTCGTGCTCGACGAGGCGATCGCCGGCCGCTGTACGCCGCTCGTCGCGGACGGCGACGCGCTCTACGCCGACGCCGTCGCGCGGCCGGTGCGCGACGCGCAGGCGCTCGTCGCCGCGCGCCGCTCCACCGTCGTGCTGCGGCTGCTCGGCTACCTCGCGCGCTACCGGCGCGACCTGGCGTTCGGGCTCGGCGCGGCCGTCGTCGTGACGGTGGCGGGGCTCGTGCCGCCGTATCTCGCCGGCTTCGTGCTCGACGACGTCGTGCGACGCGCGCGCGACGGCACGCTGCCGCCCGCCGTGGCGTCGACGCGCGCGTGGCTCGCGGTGGCGGTGATGGCGGCGCTCTACGTCATCCGCCAGGGCGCGGCGCACGTGCGGCTCCGCTACATGTCGGTCGTCGGCGAGTGGGTCGCGCGCGACCTGCGCTCGGAGCTGTACGAGCACCTGCAGTCGCTCAGCCTGTCGTTCTTCTCGCGCAAGAAGACGGGCGGGCTCATCACGCGCGTCACGGCCGATACCGACCGGCTGTGGGAGTTCATCGCGTTCGGCGTCGTCGACGGCTCGCTGTCGCTCGTGCAGCTGCTCGGACTCGGCGTGGTGCTGCTCTCGCTCGACTGGCGGCTCGGCCTCGTGATGACCGTGCCCGTGCCGCTGCTCTGCTGGCTCGTGTACCGGCACGGCGAGTCGCTCAACACGCGCTTCGTGCGCGCGTGGCGGAAGTGGTCGCGGGTGACCGACGTGCTGTCGGACACGATCCCCGGCGTGCGCGTGGTGAAGGCGTTCAACCAGGAGACGCGGGAGGTGGCGCGGTTCGACGGGCGCAACGACGACGTGACGGTGGAGTTCAACGAGATCCACGAGCTGTGGACGACGTTCTGGCCGCTGCTCATGCTCGCCGTGCACGCGATGACGGTGCTGGTGTGGGTGTCGGCGGTGCCGCGGCTCGTCGGCACGGGCGCGCCCGACCTCTCGCCGGGGACGTTCGTCTCGTTCCTGCTCTACGCGACGATGTTCGTCGCGCCGGTGGAGGTGCTCGGCCAGATGGCGCGCACGGTGAACCGTGCGACGTCGTCGGCGCACCGCGTGTTCGAGGTGCTCGACTCGGAGCCCGAGGTGCGCGACGCGCCGGAGCCGGTGCGGCTCGCGCCGGTGGAGGGGCGCGTGACGTTCGAGAACGTGACGTTCGCGTACGACGGCGTGCGGCAGGTGCTGCGCGGCGTGTCGTTCGACGTGCGGCCGGGTGAGCTGATCGGCCTCGTGGGCCCGTCGGGCGGCGGCAAGTCGACGATCGCCAGCCTCGTGGCGCGCTTCTACGACGCCACCGGCGGTGCGGTGCGCGTGGACGGCGTGGACGTGCGCGCGCTCGACACGGGACACTACCGCGAGCAGATCGGCATGGTGCTCCAGGACCCGTACCTGTTCCACGGCACGATCCTCGACAACATCCGCTACGGGCTGCCCGACGCCTCGTTAGGCGCCGTGGTGGCGGCGGCGAAGGCGGCGAACGCGCACGACTTCGTCTGCAAGCTCGCGCAGGGCTACGACACGATCGTCGGCGAGCGGGGGCACACGCTCTCCGGCGGCGAACGCCAGCGCATCTCCATCGCGCGGGCGGTGCTGCACGATCCGCGCATCCTCATCCTCGACGAGGCGACGAGCGCGGTGGACACGGAGACCGAGCGCGAGATCCAGGAAGCGCTCGACCGGCTCGTCGCCGGCCGCACGGTGCTCGCCATCGCCCACCGGCTCTCCACGCTGCGCCGCGCGTCGCGGCTGTTCGTGATCGAGAACGGGCGCCTCGCGGAGTGCGGCACGCACCGCGAGCTGCTCGAGCTGCCGGACGGGATCTACAAGCGGCTGTACGAGCTGCAGCTGCAGCTCCAGTGA
- a CDS encoding S9 family peptidase: MSRLLSRAPLVLVLGASALGAQPKPTIAEFLSPASPLELTAAHKADRVAWVAYERGMRNVYTAAAPDFRPVRVTSFLKDDGTEVSDVVLSDDGSTVVFVRGSAPNRVGWIANPSHAPEGAERAIWAARTAGGPAWRVAQGAAPELSPDGRWVLYVKDAQIYRARVAPNGPRTAADTGGVAFLTQWGRQSSPKWSPDGTRIAFVSDRENHALIGVYDTRTRTVEFVAPSVDCDGSPVWSPDGKRLAFVRRPGVPFGAQTQSGTGGIGNPPGPASGRPGASGCGVGGFGGGGRGAQQAADTTPRRTPGLYTATFPGGYTTSVMVADLTARPNAVGGYPAMELWHNARGDRTFAAIRSLMWGDGAIVFGLTNIQGDEWDRYYAIPLTNPGPQPTLLTTTDGLIEDATSAALSRDGKTLFYSTNANDIERRHVWAVPVAGGTPTAITSGEGIETYPQPLASGRQVAVLYFGAKQPASVGLVPNAPNSAAKLIFPTLPKDFPQAAHVVPQIVTTKAADGLEIHNQLFLPADLKPGERRPALVFVHGGPSRQMMPGYHYMQFYHWAYAVNQWLANQGYVVLSINYRSGIGYGRSFRNAQNTNARGNSEYQDVVAGAKYLQSRADVDPSRVGIWGLSYGGLLTSQALARNSDIFVAGADLAGVHLYGNSLDTAALSYKSSAISAIDTWKSPVFLVQGDDDRNVDFAQMVGLVQLLRARNIPFELTVIPDDVHESLIHARWIETWNKMGDFLHRYVWEHTPSKAASR; the protein is encoded by the coding sequence ATGTCCCGCCTGCTCTCTCGCGCGCCGCTCGTCCTCGTACTCGGCGCCTCCGCGCTCGGCGCCCAGCCGAAGCCGACGATCGCGGAGTTCCTGAGCCCCGCCTCGCCGCTCGAGCTCACCGCCGCCCACAAGGCCGACCGCGTCGCGTGGGTCGCGTACGAGCGCGGCATGCGCAACGTCTACACGGCGGCCGCGCCCGACTTCCGACCCGTGCGCGTGACGTCGTTCCTGAAGGACGACGGCACCGAGGTGAGCGACGTCGTGCTCTCCGACGACGGCTCGACCGTCGTCTTCGTCCGCGGCTCGGCCCCGAACCGTGTGGGCTGGATCGCGAACCCGTCGCACGCACCGGAGGGCGCGGAGCGCGCGATCTGGGCGGCGCGCACGGCCGGCGGGCCGGCGTGGCGCGTCGCGCAGGGCGCCGCGCCGGAGCTGTCGCCGGACGGCCGGTGGGTGCTGTACGTGAAGGACGCGCAGATCTACCGCGCCCGCGTCGCGCCTAACGGTCCGCGCACCGCGGCCGACACCGGCGGGGTCGCGTTCCTCACGCAGTGGGGACGTCAGTCGAGCCCGAAGTGGTCCCCGGACGGCACGCGCATCGCCTTCGTGAGCGACCGCGAGAACCACGCCCTCATCGGCGTCTACGACACGCGCACGCGGACCGTGGAGTTCGTCGCGCCGAGCGTCGACTGCGACGGCAGCCCGGTGTGGTCGCCCGACGGGAAGCGGCTCGCGTTCGTGCGGCGGCCGGGCGTGCCGTTCGGCGCGCAGACGCAGAGCGGCACCGGCGGCATCGGCAACCCGCCGGGCCCCGCGTCGGGGCGGCCGGGCGCGTCGGGATGCGGCGTCGGCGGCTTCGGTGGCGGCGGGCGCGGCGCGCAGCAGGCGGCGGACACCACGCCGCGCCGGACGCCGGGGCTGTACACGGCGACGTTCCCCGGCGGCTACACGACGTCGGTGATGGTCGCCGACCTCACGGCGAGGCCTAACGCCGTCGGCGGCTACCCGGCGATGGAGCTGTGGCACAACGCGCGCGGCGACCGCACGTTCGCCGCGATCCGCAGCCTCATGTGGGGCGACGGCGCGATCGTCTTCGGGCTCACGAACATCCAGGGCGACGAGTGGGACCGCTACTACGCGATCCCGCTCACGAACCCGGGCCCGCAGCCGACGCTGCTCACGACGACCGACGGCCTGATCGAGGACGCGACGTCGGCCGCGCTGTCGCGCGACGGGAAGACGCTGTTCTACTCGACGAACGCGAACGACATCGAGCGTCGCCATGTGTGGGCGGTGCCGGTGGCCGGGGGCACGCCGACCGCGATCACGTCGGGCGAGGGGATCGAGACGTACCCGCAGCCGCTCGCGAGCGGCCGCCAGGTCGCGGTGCTCTACTTCGGCGCGAAGCAGCCGGCGAGCGTGGGCCTCGTGCCGAACGCGCCCAACAGCGCCGCGAAGCTCATCTTCCCCACGCTGCCGAAGGACTTCCCGCAGGCGGCGCACGTCGTGCCGCAGATCGTGACGACGAAGGCGGCGGACGGGCTGGAGATCCACAACCAGCTCTTCCTGCCGGCGGACCTCAAGCCGGGCGAGCGGCGGCCGGCGCTCGTGTTCGTGCACGGCGGGCCGTCGCGGCAGATGATGCCGGGGTACCACTACATGCAGTTCTACCACTGGGCGTACGCGGTGAACCAGTGGCTCGCGAACCAGGGCTACGTCGTCCTGTCGATCAACTACCGCAGCGGCATCGGCTACGGCCGCTCGTTCCGCAACGCGCAGAACACGAACGCGCGCGGCAACTCCGAGTACCAGGACGTCGTCGCCGGCGCGAAGTACCTGCAGTCGCGCGCCGACGTCGACCCGTCGCGCGTCGGGATCTGGGGGCTGTCGTACGGCGGGCTGCTCACGTCGCAGGCGCTCGCGCGCAACTCCGACATCTTCGTCGCGGGCGCCGACCTGGCCGGCGTGCACCTCTACGGCAACTCGCTCGACACGGCGGCGCTGTCGTACAAGTCGTCGGCGATCTCGGCCATCGACACGTGGAAGTCGCCGGTGTTCCTCGTGCAGGGTGATGACGACCGCAACGTCGACTTCGCGCAGATGGTCGGCCTCGTGCAGCTCCTGCGGGCGCGCAACATCCCGTTCGAGCTCACGGTCATCCCCGACGACGTGCACGAGTCGCTGATCCACGCGCGCTGGATCGAGACGTGGAACAAGATGGGCGACTTCCTGCACCGGTACGTGTGGGAGCACACGCCGAGCAAGGCGGCGAGCCGTTAA